The following are encoded together in the Strongyloides ratti genome assembly S_ratti_ED321, chromosome : 2 genome:
- a CDS encoding CDP-diacylglycerol--glycerol-3-phosphate 3-phosphatidyltransferase, mitochondrial gives MNNAISCLRGIQVKSTTIEIIHEPKQFYETLCRLAYDAQKRITLSTLYLGTGKLEREFVNKISSNKNFCDNKLKVNFLCDYLRGTRGEPTNSVSILKDLHSKGNIYLYHTPDLRGLAKKALPERVNEIVGVQHMKFYVFDDDIIISGANLSHDYFTNRQDRYLLIKNCPQLAEYFDDLVQAVGTCSFKVQADGNLKLDNNCLVHPFDGDIRDFKAMFNGRIETLQNKLEVLGELSSSNGKTSIYPLFNMGTYGINDERNFLVNLFSEKDLNSQLTIASGYFNLTEQYIDLITNNKNRLVNVITASPKANGFFNARGLSSNIPSLYVHVTKELFEKMNDNINIYEYFKKDWTFHGKGIWYSNKSDQMITVVGSSNFGERSCKRDLEAQLLLVTSDNELKKKLCDEKDNLLKNCNLVTKNTFFEPDHIVPLWVKFASKFIRNFF, from the exons ATGAATAATGCTATATCTTGTTTACGTGGTATTCAAGTTAAATCTACTACTATTGAGATTATTCATGAAccaaaacaattttatgaAACTTTATGT agaTTGGCCTATGATGCTCAAAAACGAATAACTTTATCAACATTATATTTAGGAACAGGGAAGTTAGAAAGAgaatttgtaaataaaatatctagtaataaaaatttttgtgatAACAAATTAAAAGTGAACTTCTTATGTGATTATCTACGAGGAACTAGAGGTGAACCGACAAATTCAgtaagtattttaaaagatttacaTAGTAAAGGAAATATCTATTTATATCATACACCAGATTTAAGAGGCCTAGCAAAAAAAGCTTTACCAGAAAGAGTAAATGAAATTGTTGGTGTACAGCACATGAAATTTTATGTCTTTGATgatgatattattatttctggTGCAAATCTTTCACATGATTATTTCACTAATCGTCAAGATCgttatttattaatcaaaaattgtCCACAGTTAGCGGAGTATTTTGATGATTTAGTTCAGGCTGTTGGAACTTGTTCCTTCAAAGTACAAGCTGATGGTAATCTGAAACTagataataattgtttagTACATCCTTTTGATGGTGATATTAGAGATTTTAAAGCTATGTTTAATGGTAGAATAGAGACACTTCAAAATAAGTTAGAAGTTTTAGGTGAACTTTCCTCAAGTAATGGAAAAACATCAATATATCCATTATTTAATATGGGTACATATGGAATTAATGatgaaagaaattttttagttaatcttttttctgaaaaagatttaaatagTCAATTAACTATAGCTAGtggttattttaatttaactgAACAATACATTGATcttataacaaataataaaaatagattagTTAATGTTATTACAGCATCACCAAAAGCAAATGGATTTTTTAATGCTAGGGGATTATCTTCAAATATACCTTCACTTTATGTTCATGTAACTAAAGAACTTTTTGAAAAGAtgaatgataatataaatatatatgaatattttaaaaaagattggACATTTCATGGTAAAGGAATATGGTATAGTAATAAAAGTGATCAAATGATTACCGTTGTTGGTAGTTCTAATTTTGGTGAAAGAAGTTGTAAAAGGGATCTGGAAGCTCAATTATTACTAGTTACTTCAGATAAtgaattgaaaaaaaaattatgtgatgaaaaagataatttattaaaaaattgtaatctcgtaacaaaaaatactttttttgaaCCTGATCATATTGTACCATTATGGGTAAAATTTGCTTCCAAATTTATtaggaattttttttaa
- a CDS encoding Transmembrane protein 186 yields the protein MLTWMAARQASLEALSRQQTVTQNVYRSVHRNERNIPTLRKKKVSGTSSDAVLNFNKQRSLQKMNPYERSEILNRIGGTCIRKLHTTSTKMNEKEMFNIKEIMNDLNFKPVYRFNGIWVGAFLAKAKLAQTVVSLLLIPYASYQLSTGFYDFKYFLIITFISLLAPIFLYIFSRFYSRVIGVISMSECNEYIRVGYLSFFGTRKNRYIKVDDIVPIFDTSSKPSRNLIVPLYQNSRKDHLYLATKSVEIVDEKRASSLFGSLKIFNIDKKLK from the coding sequence ATGTTAACTTGGATGGCAGCACGTCAGGCATCATTAGAAGCCTTATCACGTCAACAAACTGTAACACAAAATGTTTACCGTAGTGTACACAGAAATGAAAGAAATATTCCAACATTacgtaaaaaaaaagtatcagGAACATCTAGTGATgctgttttaaattttaataaacaacgCTCTTTACAAAAGATGAATCCTTATGAAAGAAGTGAAATTCTCAATAGAATTGGTGGTACATGTATAAGAAAACTTCATACAACATCAACAAAAAtgaatgaaaaagaaatgtttaatataaaagaaattatgaATGATCTTAATTTTAAACCTGTTTATAGATTTAATGGAATTTGGGTTGGGGCATTTTTAGCTAAAGCTAAATTAGCTCAAACTGTagtttcattattattaataccaTATGCATCATATCAATTATCTACAGGattttatgattttaaatatttcctaattataacatttatttcattactagcaccaatttttctttatattttttctagatTTTATTCAAGAGTTATTGGAGTTATTTCAATGTCTGAATGTAATGAATATATAAGAGTTggatatttatcattttttggtactagaaaaaatagatatattaaaGTTGATGATATTGTACCTATATTTGATACATCATCAAAACCATCAAGAAATTTAATAGTTCCACTTTATCAAAACTCTAGAAAAGATCATCTTTATCTTGCTACAAAAAGTGTAGAAATTGTTGATGAAAAAAGAGCCTCTTCATTATTTGGTagtttgaaaatttttaatattgataagaaattaaagtaa
- a CDS encoding Paired box pox-meso protein: MEDSTIGQYSPSPNSSNASSVSTPPTHLPFYSSSLITNNNHDNQTFSVPHIYPEISSKEDWNNSYYQEATIHMQNLSFSLQDSPQQNLYTNIFPNNTNYQNTNIYNTNIDSQNNSQETFNNLYYDQSLDCKNNDQEQEQYGEKNQLGGIFVNGRPLPLQIRKKIVDLARIGIRPCDISRQLKISHGCVSKILNRFAESGSILPGTIGGSKPRVATPKVVGYIHRLKTNDPGIFAWEIKDKLVEDNICDSGNTPSVSTISRILRNFQKNHPLNRSLKNSQKSFNNTRDQNIPLPQQTHIGW, from the exons atggaAGATTCTACAATTGGACAATATTCACCATCACCAAATAGTTCAAATGCCTCTAGTGTTAGTACACCACCAACACATTTACCATTTTATTCATCATCATTaattactaataataatcatGATAATCAAACATTTTCTGTACCTCATATTTATCCAGAAATATCCTCTAAAGAAGACTGGAATAATAGTTATTATCAGGAGGCAACTATTCATATgcaaaatttatcattttctttacAAGATTCACCtcaacaaaatttatatactaatatttttcctaataatacaaattatcaaaatacaaatatttataatacaaatatagATTCTCAAAATAATTCACAagaaacatttaataatttatattatgatCAATCATTagattgtaaaaataatgatcAAGAACaag AACAATATGGTGAGAAGAACCAGTTAGGAGGAATATTTGTAAATGGTCGTCCATTACCATTACAAATACGTAAGAAGATTGTAGATTTAGCAAGAATTGGTATAAGGCCATGTGATATATCAagacaattaaaaatatctcaTGGATGTGtgtcaaaaatattaaatcgTTTTGCAGAATCAGGATCAATATTACCAGGAACTATAGGTGGCTCCAAACCAAGAGTTGCCACACCAAAAGTTGTTGGTTATATACATCGCCTCAAAACAAATGATCCTGGAATTTTTGCCTGggaaattaaagataaattagtTGAGGATAATATATGTGATAGTGGGAATACTCCAAGTGTTTCAAc tatatcaAGAATATTAcgaaattttcaaaaaaatcaTCCATTAAATAggagtttaaaaaattcacaAAAATCTTTCAACAATACCAGAGATCAAAATATACCACTTCCTCAACAAACACATATTGGTTGGtaa